One Camelina sativa cultivar DH55 chromosome 3, Cs, whole genome shotgun sequence genomic window carries:
- the LOC104771961 gene encoding pentatricopeptide repeat-containing protein At1g13040, mitochondrial-like, whose protein sequence is MHQTLGAVRLAYRSRIANLVKSGMIDNAVQVFDEMRHSSYRVFSSDYNRFIGVLVKESRFELAEAIYWDMQPMGFSLIPFTYSRFISGLCKVKNFDLIDALLRDMETLGFIPDFWAFNIYLDLLCRENKVGFAVQTFFCMVQRGREPDVVSYTILINGLFRAGKVTDAVEIWNEMIGSGVRPDSKACASLVVGLCHARKVDLAYEMVAEEIKSARVKLSTVVYNALISGFCKAGRIEKAEALKAFMSKIECEPDLVTYNVLLNYYYDNNMLKKAEGVMTEMVRSGIELDAYSYNQLLKRHCRVSHPDKCYTFMVKEMEPRGFCDVVSYSTLIETFCRASNTRKAYKLFEVMRQKGIVMNVVTYTILIKAFLREGKSSVAKKLLDQMTELGLSPDHIFYTTILDHLCKSGNIDKAYGVFNDMVEHGITPDAVSYNSLISGLCRSCRVTEAIKLFEDMESKECCPDELTFKFIIGGLIRENKLSAAYKFWDQMMDKGFTLDRDVSDTLIKATMSADV, encoded by the coding sequence ATGCATCAGACGCTGGGCGCAGTACGCCTTGCATACCGCTCGCGTATCGCCAACCTCGTGAAGTCAGGTATGATCGACAACGCTGTtcaggtgttcgatgaaatgcgtCACTCAAGCTACCGTGTTTTCTCTTCCGATTACAACCGCTTCATCGGGGTTTTGGTCAAAGAGTCTAGATTTGAGCTTGCTGAGGCAATATATTGGGATATGCAGCCAATGGGTTTCTCCCTCATCCCCTTCACTTACTCGAGGTTTATCTCGGGTTTATGTaaagttaaaaattttgatctCATTGACGCTCTTCTGAGGGATATGGAAACCCTTGGATTCATACCAGATTTCTGGGCGTTCAACATTTATTTGGATCTGTTGTGTCGAGAGAATAAAGTAGGTTTTGCTGTTCAAACGTTCTTTTGTATGGTTCAGAGAGGTAGGGAACCGGATGTTGTATCTTATACTATACTTATTAATGGGTTATTTAGAGCTGGTAAGGTCACTGATGCTGTTGAGATTTGGAATGAAATGATTGGTAGCGGAGTTAGGCCAGATAGTAAAGCATGTGCATCACTTGTTGTTGGGTTATGTCACGCTCGGAAAGTTGATTTGGCTTATGAGATGGTGGCGGAGGAGATCAAGAGTGCAAGAGTTAAGCTTAGTACAGTGGTTTATAATGCGTTAATTAGTGGGTTTTGTAAAGCGGGTAGAATAGAAAAGGCAGAAGCTTTAAAAGCATTTATGAGCAAGATTGAGTGTGAACCGGATCTTGTTACATACAATGTTttgttgaattattattatgataacAATATGTTAAAAAAAGCGGAAGGGGTGATGACCGAGATGGTAAGAAGCGGGATAGAGCTTGATGCTTATAGTTATAACCAGTTGCTTAAGCGGCATTGCAGGGTTAGTCATCCTGATAAATGCTATACCTTCATGGTAAAAGAGATGGAGCCTAGAGGTTTCTGTGATGTTGTCTCCTACAGTACTCTGATTGAAACGTTCTGTAGGGCGTCAAACACTAGGAAGGCTTACAAGCTCTTTGAGGTGATGAGACAGAAGGGGATAGTAATGAATGTGGTCACGTACACAATTCTTATCAAGGCTTTTCTTAGGGAAGGTAAATCTAGTGTTGCAAAGAAGCTACTGGATCAGATGACAGAGTTAGGTCTGTCGCCAGATCACATTTTCTACACAACAATCCTGGACCATTTGTGTAAATCCGGAAATATTGACAAGGCCTATGGTGTTTTCAATGACATGGTTGAGCACGGAATTACACCAGATGCGGTTTCATACAACTCCCTTATAAGTGGCCTCTGCAGGTCATGTAGGGTAACTGAAGCTATAAAATTGTTTGAGGATATGGAGAGTAAAGAATGTTGTCCTGACGAGTTAACTTTCAAGTTCATTATTGGAGGACTCATACGGGAAAACAAATTATCTGCAGCCTATAAGTTTTGGGATCAGATGATGGATAAAGGATTCACCCTAGATAGAGATGTGTCCGATACACTCATCAAGGCCACAATGAGTGCTGATGTTTAG
- the LOC104771969 gene encoding uncharacterized protein LOC104771969, which translates to MSHHHYETNPHFVQFPFQDQHPGGPSSSWTAPHHDQIPQTHSTGPPRVKIKTRGRHQTEPPDIIHELPSSRPLPLRQEEPLPPRHTPNSARPLLLSPDEQRPQHRGYGSEPSPWRTAPREPSPWRTAPTRPVHQPGPKRTKPMTLPATICCAILLVVLVFSGLILLIVYLANRPRSPYFDISAATLNSANLNMGYVLNGDLAIVVNFTNPSKKSSVDFSYVMFELYFYNTLIAREHIEPFIVPKGMSMFTSFHLVSSQVSIQQIQSQELQLQLETGPVLLNLRGTFHARSNHGALMRYSYWLHTQCGISLNTPPTGTMRARRCNTNR; encoded by the coding sequence ATGTCTCACCACCATTATGAAACCAACCCTCATTTCGTTCAGTTTCCCTTTCAGGATCAACATCCTGGTGGTCCCTCTAGCTCATGGACCGCTCCACACCACGACCAGATCCCACAGACTCACTCAACTGGTCCACCTAGGGTGAAAATAAAGACTCGAGGACGCCACCAGACTGAGCCACCTGACATAATCCATGAATTGCCATCTTCAAGACCTTTGCCACTGAGGCAAGAGGAACCGTTACCACCACGCCATACTCCAAACTCTGCCAGGCCATTGCTATTGAGCCCTGACGAGCAGCGACCTCAACACCGTGGCTACGGATCTGAACCAAGTCCATGGAGAACAGCTCCAAGAGAACCAAGTCCATGGAGAACAGCTCCAACACGACCAGTGCATCAACCAGGTCCAAAGAGGACCAAACCCATGACATTGCCGGCCACAATATGCTGTGCAATTCTCCTGGTCGTCCTGGTTTTTTCCGGTCTCATCCTCCTCATAGTCTACCTGGCCAACCGTCCACGCTCACCGTACTTCGACATCTCAGCAGCAACCCTAAACTCTGCCAATCTCAACATGGGCTACGTTCTGAATGGAGATCTCGCCATTGTGGTAAACTTCACAAACCCGAGTAAGAAAAGCAGTGTGGACTTCAGCTACGTGATGTTCGAGCTCTACTTCTACAACACACTCATAGCGAGAGAACACATCGAGCCATTCATCGTACCAAAGGGGATGTCAATGTTCACGAGCTTCCATCTCGTCAGCAGTCAGGTGTCGATCCAGCAAATTCAGAGCCAGGAGTTGCAGCTGCAGCTCGAAACTGGACCAGTGTTGTTAAACCTGAGAGGAACATTTCACGCTCGCTCGAACCATGGGGCGTTAATGAGATACTCTTATTGGTTGCACACACAATGCGGCATCTCGTTAAATACCCCTCCTACAGGGACTATGCGAGCAAGAAGATGCAATACAAATCGCTAG
- the LOC104771980 gene encoding proteasome subunit beta type-5-A, whose product MKLDTSGFETSMPTIGFGSSSDMLDELSSVPSFDLPHTKEFDGFQKKAVDMLKHAKGTTTLAFIFKGGVMVAADSRASMGGYISSQSVKKIIEINPYMLGTMAGGAADCQFWHRNLGIKCRLHELANKRRISVSGASKLLANMLYSYRGMGLSVGTMIAGWDETGPGLYYVDNEGGRLKGDRFSVGSGSPYAYGVLDSGYKYEMSVEEASELARRSIYHATFRDGASGGVASVYHVGPEGWTKLSGDDVGELHYHYYPVPPAIAEQVMEEATAE is encoded by the exons ATGAAGCTTGATACTAGTGGGTTCGAGACTTCCATGCCTACGATTGGCTTTGGCTCGAGCAGCGATATGCTTGATGAGCTTTCTTCTGTGCCCTCGTTTGATCTACCCCACACCAAAGag TTTGATGGATTCCAGAAAAAAGCTGTAGATATGTTGAAGCATGCAAAAGGAACAACTACACTCGCTTTTATCTTCAAAGGAGGTGTTATGGTTGCTGCTGATTCTCGGGCTAGCATGGGCGGATATATCT CTTCACAATCTGTGAAGAAGATTATTGAAATCAATCCTTATATGCTCGGTACAATGGCTGGAGGAGCTGCTGACTGCCAATTCTGGCACAGAAATCTTGGAATTAAG TGTCGCCTACATGAGCTGGCAAACAAGAGAAGAATCTCTGTCTCCGGAGCTTCAAAACTTCTTGCAAACATGCTCTATTCATACCGTGGAATGGGACTTTCTGTCGGGACAATGATTGCTGGATGGGACGAAACT GGTCCTGGACTATACTATGTTGACAACGAAGGTGGACGACTCAAGGGAGACAGGTTTTCCGTCGGTTCTGGTTCACCATACGCTTACGGTGTACTCGACAGTGG GTACAAATATGAAATGTCTGTTGAAGAAGCTTCTGAGTTAGCAAGGAGATCAATCTACCATGCGACATTCCGTGATGGAGCCAGTGGTGGAGTTGCTAGCG TGTACCACGTCGGTCCCGAAGGATGGACAAAACTATCTGGAGATGATGTTGGGGAGCTACACTATCACTACTACCCCGTGCCACCAGCCATTGCAGAACAAGTCATGGAGGAAGCAACGGCCGAGTAA
- the LOC104771992 gene encoding cytochrome P450 71B2-like isoform X1, translating to MAILLCFFLVTLVTLVSSIFLRKINVAKYNLPPSPPSLPIIGNLHHISRLPHRFYHKLSIKYGPVILLRLGFVPVVVVSSSEAAEAVLKTHDLECCNRPKTLGTGRLSYGFTDITFSPYGEYWREMRKLAVIELFSLKKVQSYRYIREEEVDLVVKKVSESALKQSPVDLSKTFFSLTAAITCRVALGQNFHDSGFVIDQDRIEELVTESTTALGSFTFSDFFPGGPGRFLDCLFRTQKRINKVSEELDAFYQHVIDDHLKPSGRKILDAPGDIVALMLDMIDKNYYFKLSVDNIKAVLMNIFLAGVDTGAITMIWAMTELVRNPKAMKRVQENIRATLGVKRERITEEDVGKVDYLKHVIKETFRLHPPVPFLVPRETMSHIKIQGYDIPPKTQIHINAWTIGRDPKRWTDPEDFIPERFENSSVDFRGQHFDLLPFGSGRRICPAMSLAIATVELGLMKLLYYFDWSMPNGMKGEDIDMEEIGTLTVVKKLPLQLVPLQRY from the exons ATGGCgatcttgctctgtttcttcttggtCACGCTTGTAACACTTGTGTCATCAATCTTTCTTAGAAAGATAAATGTCGCAAAATACAATCTTCCTCCGAGCCCTCCAAGTCTTCCGATCATTGGAAACTTGCACCATATTTCCCGATTGCCTCACAGATTTTACCATAAGCTCTCCATCAAATACGGTCCTGTGATACTTCTTCGTCTCGGGTTTGTCCCAGTAGTTGTGGTGTCTTCGAGTGAAGCAGCTGAAGCAGTTCTCAAAACCCATGACTTGGAATGTTGCAACAGACCAAAGACGCTCGGGACCGGAAGACTCTCCTATGGCTTTACAGACATCACTTTCTCACCATATGGTGAGTATTGGCGGGAAATGCGAAAGCTCGCGGTTATCGAGCTTTTTAGCCTTAAAAAAGTTCAATCTTATAGGTATATAAGAGAGGAAGAGGTCGATCTCGTGGTGAAGAAAGTGTCGGAATCGGCTTTGAAGCAATCTCCTGTGGATCTAAGCAAAACCTTTTTCTCCCTTACAGCAGCCATAACTTGTAGAGTAGCCTTAGGACAGAACTTCCACGATAGCGGCTTTGTCATCGATCAGGACAGGATCGAAGAACTTGTTACCGAAAGCACGACAGCTCTAGGAAGTTTTACTTTCTCAGACTTCTTCCCCGGTGGACCTGGAAGATTCTTAGATTGCTTGTTTCGAACGCAAAAGAGGATAAACAAAGTCTCTGAAGAGCTTGACGCTTTTTACCAGCATGTGATAGATGATCACTTGAAGCCATCAGGACGCAAAATTTTGGATGCCCCCGGAGACATTGTTGCCTTGATGTTGGATATGATcgataaaaattattatttcaagCTCAGTGTGGATAATATCAAGGCAGTCCTCATG AATATATTTCTCGCGGGTGTAGACACAGGCGCCATAACAATGATTTGGGCGATGACCGAGCTCGTTAGGAACCCTAAAGCGATGAAGAGAGTTCAAGAAAATATCCGAGCCACCCTCGGGGTCAAAAGGGAAAGAATCACTGAAGAAGACGTAGGAAAGGTTGATTACTTGAAGCATGTTATCAAGGAAACATTCAGATTGCACCCACCTGTTCCGTTTTTGGTACCAAGGGAAACAATGTCTCACATCAAGATTCAAGGCTACGACATTCCCCCGAAAACACAAATCCATATCAACGCATGGACGATTGGACGTGACCCCAAGCGTTGGACAGACCCTGAGGATTTCATCCCTGAACGGTTTGAAAATAGTTCTGTAGATTTTAGAGGACAACACTTTGACCTATTACCGTTTGGTTCTGGTCGTAGGATCTGTCCAGCGATGTCATTGGCGATTGCCACCGTGGAGCTAGGACTGATGAAATTGCTTTATTATTTCGATTGGAGTATGCCTAATGGGATGAAAGGTGAAGATATTGATATGGAAGAAATTGGTACTCTCACGGTAGTCAAGAAACTACCTCTTCAACTTGTGCCCCTTCAACGCTATTGA
- the LOC104771992 gene encoding cytochrome P450 71B2-like isoform X2: MLQQTKDARDRKTLLWLYRHHFLTIWYIREEEVDLVVKKVSESALKQSPVDLSKTFFSLTAAITCRVALGQNFHDSGFVIDQDRIEELVTESTTALGSFTFSDFFPGGPGRFLDCLFRTQKRINKVSEELDAFYQHVIDDHLKPSGRKILDAPGDIVALMLDMIDKNYYFKLSVDNIKAVLMNIFLAGVDTGAITMIWAMTELVRNPKAMKRVQENIRATLGVKRERITEEDVGKVDYLKHVIKETFRLHPPVPFLVPRETMSHIKIQGYDIPPKTQIHINAWTIGRDPKRWTDPEDFIPERFENSSVDFRGQHFDLLPFGSGRRICPAMSLAIATVELGLMKLLYYFDWSMPNGMKGEDIDMEEIGTLTVVKKLPLQLVPLQRY; the protein is encoded by the exons ATGTTGCAACAGACCAAAGACGCTCGGGACCGGAAGACTCTCCTATGGCTTTACAGACATCACTTTCTCACCATATG GTATATAAGAGAGGAAGAGGTCGATCTCGTGGTGAAGAAAGTGTCGGAATCGGCTTTGAAGCAATCTCCTGTGGATCTAAGCAAAACCTTTTTCTCCCTTACAGCAGCCATAACTTGTAGAGTAGCCTTAGGACAGAACTTCCACGATAGCGGCTTTGTCATCGATCAGGACAGGATCGAAGAACTTGTTACCGAAAGCACGACAGCTCTAGGAAGTTTTACTTTCTCAGACTTCTTCCCCGGTGGACCTGGAAGATTCTTAGATTGCTTGTTTCGAACGCAAAAGAGGATAAACAAAGTCTCTGAAGAGCTTGACGCTTTTTACCAGCATGTGATAGATGATCACTTGAAGCCATCAGGACGCAAAATTTTGGATGCCCCCGGAGACATTGTTGCCTTGATGTTGGATATGATcgataaaaattattatttcaagCTCAGTGTGGATAATATCAAGGCAGTCCTCATG AATATATTTCTCGCGGGTGTAGACACAGGCGCCATAACAATGATTTGGGCGATGACCGAGCTCGTTAGGAACCCTAAAGCGATGAAGAGAGTTCAAGAAAATATCCGAGCCACCCTCGGGGTCAAAAGGGAAAGAATCACTGAAGAAGACGTAGGAAAGGTTGATTACTTGAAGCATGTTATCAAGGAAACATTCAGATTGCACCCACCTGTTCCGTTTTTGGTACCAAGGGAAACAATGTCTCACATCAAGATTCAAGGCTACGACATTCCCCCGAAAACACAAATCCATATCAACGCATGGACGATTGGACGTGACCCCAAGCGTTGGACAGACCCTGAGGATTTCATCCCTGAACGGTTTGAAAATAGTTCTGTAGATTTTAGAGGACAACACTTTGACCTATTACCGTTTGGTTCTGGTCGTAGGATCTGTCCAGCGATGTCATTGGCGATTGCCACCGTGGAGCTAGGACTGATGAAATTGCTTTATTATTTCGATTGGAGTATGCCTAATGGGATGAAAGGTGAAGATATTGATATGGAAGAAATTGGTACTCTCACGGTAGTCAAGAAACTACCTCTTCAACTTGTGCCCCTTCAACGCTATTGA